A genomic window from Sphingomonas taxi includes:
- a CDS encoding GNAT family N-acetyltransferase, whose product MAATIIRPYAAPDRDRIPALILPIQQVEFGMPITAGDQPDLLAIDTYYQTGAGGFWVAERDDEIVGTIGLKDIAKRNGALRKLFVAAHARGRELGVAVGLLDALVQHARQNGMQNVFLGTARDFHSAHRFYKKNGFREISRMGLPVNFPVMMVDRKFFQLAIPQSPTTTGGRSRVKGTPLPG is encoded by the coding sequence ATGGCTGCAACGATCATCCGCCCCTATGCCGCGCCGGACAGGGACAGGATCCCGGCGCTGATCCTGCCGATCCAGCAGGTCGAGTTCGGGATGCCCATCACCGCGGGCGATCAGCCGGATCTGCTGGCGATCGACACTTACTATCAGACCGGCGCCGGCGGGTTCTGGGTGGCGGAGCGCGACGACGAGATCGTCGGCACGATCGGCCTCAAGGACATCGCCAAACGCAACGGCGCGCTGCGCAAGTTGTTCGTCGCCGCGCATGCCCGCGGTCGCGAGCTTGGCGTCGCCGTCGGGCTGCTCGATGCGCTGGTACAGCATGCCCGGCAAAACGGGATGCAGAACGTCTTTCTCGGTACCGCGCGGGACTTCCACAGCGCGCACCGTTTCTACAAGAAGAACGGCTTTCGGGAGATATCGCGCATGGGCCTGCCGGTGAATTTCCCGGTGATGATGGTGGACCGCAAGTTCTTCCAGCTCGCAATCCCGCAGTCGCCGACGACCACCGGCGGCCGCAGCCGGGTCAAAGGAACGCCTTTGCCCGGTTGA
- a CDS encoding DUF2501 domain-containing protein, translating into MKTILAAALILAPTLASAQTADPAPQTGGATGTSQAGGWLGQAQSLLGGGGGAGALPRIGSIGAGNAAGLLGYCVKNRLLGTGGGASGAAGVLGRLTGQKDVQSQPGYAAGQAGQVQAPGGQALSLDGLRGQVKNQVCNLVLNRAKAFL; encoded by the coding sequence ATGAAGACGATCCTTGCCGCCGCGCTGATCCTCGCGCCGACGCTGGCGAGCGCGCAGACCGCCGATCCGGCACCGCAGACCGGGGGTGCCACCGGTACGTCGCAGGCCGGGGGGTGGCTGGGGCAGGCGCAGAGCCTGCTCGGCGGCGGCGGCGGGGCCGGGGCGCTGCCGCGGATCGGGTCGATCGGCGCGGGCAATGCCGCCGGGCTGCTCGGCTATTGCGTCAAGAACCGGTTGCTCGGCACCGGTGGCGGCGCGTCGGGCGCGGCGGGTGTGCTCGGACGGCTGACCGGACAGAAGGACGTGCAGAGCCAGCCGGGCTATGCGGCGGGCCAGGCGGGGCAGGTACAGGCGCCGGGCGGGCAGGCGCTGTCGCTCGACGGGCTGCGCGGGCAGGTGAAGAACCAGGTGTGCAATCTGGTGCTCAACCGGGCAAAGGCGTTCCTTTGA